One window of the Niallia circulans genome contains the following:
- a CDS encoding LacI family DNA-binding transcriptional regulator — translation MAKVTMADVAKYAGVSKSTVSQYINKRYEYMGEDTREKIKSAIEQLGYHPNYIARSLKQKKTSMIGIIVADIVHRFSTEICRSIEDYCFEHDYQAIICNADNNPKKERTYIETLRAKQVDGLIIFPTGQNTDIYAKMIEEDYPVVFMDRDIPEINASFILSTNIESSYHAIKLFLENGHKNIAILTQPLTISTRKERIEGYKKALLENSIDICEDYIISSEIENVKTELHHLFQKKNPPTAILAGNDLVFLETLAFLQEKKLRIPEDVSLIVFDNFPFAHLSNPPMTMIAQPAFEMGKKATEILLKQVNKEHFKVEKIIYPCELIVRPSSIKKI, via the coding sequence ATGGCGAAAGTAACCATGGCGGATGTAGCGAAATATGCAGGTGTTTCTAAAAGCACCGTTTCACAATATATCAACAAGCGTTATGAATATATGGGAGAAGACACAAGGGAAAAAATCAAAAGTGCCATTGAACAACTAGGTTATCATCCCAATTATATTGCACGCAGCCTTAAGCAAAAGAAAACTTCTATGATTGGAATTATTGTAGCCGATATTGTTCATCGTTTTTCGACAGAAATCTGCCGTTCTATTGAAGATTACTGCTTCGAGCATGATTATCAGGCAATCATCTGCAACGCTGACAACAATCCCAAAAAGGAACGAACATATATCGAAACATTGCGTGCCAAACAGGTAGATGGTCTGATTATTTTTCCTACAGGGCAAAACACCGATATTTATGCCAAAATGATAGAGGAAGATTATCCCGTTGTTTTTATGGATCGAGATATTCCGGAAATAAATGCTTCTTTTATTTTATCCACAAATATAGAATCAAGCTATCATGCAATCAAATTATTTTTGGAAAATGGCCACAAGAATATTGCTATTTTGACACAGCCATTAACTATCTCAACAAGAAAAGAACGAATTGAAGGCTATAAGAAAGCATTGCTAGAAAACTCTATAGACATATGCGAAGACTATATTATCAGCTCAGAAATAGAAAATGTGAAAACTGAATTACATCACCTATTTCAGAAAAAGAACCCGCCCACTGCTATCCTGGCAGGTAATGATTTAGTATTCTTAGAGACTTTAGCATTTTTACAGGAAAAGAAACTGCGTATTCCTGAAGATGTATCCCTAATTGTTTTTGATAATTTTCCTTTTGCACATCTTTCCAATCCTCCAATGACGATGATTGCACAGCCTGCCTTTGAAATGGGAAAAAAGGCTACGGAAATATTATTAAAACAAGTTAACAAGGAACATTTTAAAGTAGAAAAAATTATTTATCCTTGTGAATTAATTGTTAGACCATCCTCCATAAAGAAAATATAA
- the hxlA gene encoding 3-hexulose-6-phosphate synthase, producing MIIQLALDRLTISEAIRIAQLVEADIDWIEVGTSLIKEFGIDSVRQMRKAFPHKKILADTKTMDNAKYEAEISFAAGADIITVMGTAPKVTIETCMEVAKKKQKKVMIDLLNTSREQMISLATIKDAIFCYHISKDEQELNGKSEWETGTAYLTPIAAAGGITIDSIPQLQTNGIDIAIIGSAITKAADPAKAARQFNQEVLSNE from the coding sequence ATGATCATTCAATTAGCTTTGGACCGATTAACTATTTCGGAAGCAATTCGTATAGCCCAGTTAGTAGAAGCTGATATTGACTGGATTGAAGTTGGGACCTCTCTAATCAAGGAATTTGGAATAGACAGCGTCCGCCAAATGAGAAAAGCATTTCCCCATAAAAAGATCCTTGCTGACACGAAAACAATGGATAATGCGAAATATGAAGCAGAGATTAGCTTTGCTGCCGGGGCAGATATCATCACGGTTATGGGAACAGCCCCAAAAGTAACCATTGAGACATGTATGGAAGTAGCAAAAAAGAAGCAAAAAAAAGTAATGATTGATTTATTAAACACTTCCAGAGAACAAATGATATCACTTGCCACGATTAAGGATGCTATTTTTTGCTACCATATAAGTAAGGATGAGCAAGAACTAAATGGGAAAAGCGAATGGGAAACCGGCACTGCCTATCTAACCCCAATTGCAGCGGCAGGCGGAATTACTATCGATTCCATCCCACAGCTTCAAACAAACGGCATTGATATAGCCATTATCGGATCCGCTATTACGAAGGCTGCCGATCCAGCAAAGGCGGCAAGACAATTTAATCAGGAGGTATTGTCCAATGAGTAA
- the hxlB gene encoding 6-phospho-3-hexuloisomerase, which yields MSKLTAIQQEIQDVLSQVDENLLIDTAALIREKRRIFVVGEGRSGLMAKSFAMRLMHLGATVYVVGETITPSISSEDILVAISGSGKTKSVIWTAETAHKLGCTVLVLTTDPSSPLVEEATHTICIPASTKYRQANEMKSIQPLGSLFDQCAHIVFDTICLNFAELNEIGFEEAFKRHSNME from the coding sequence ATGAGTAAGCTTACAGCTATTCAACAGGAAATCCAAGACGTTTTGTCACAAGTCGATGAGAACTTATTAATTGATACAGCAGCATTAATTAGAGAAAAAAGGAGAATTTTTGTCGTGGGAGAAGGACGATCTGGGCTCATGGCCAAATCCTTTGCCATGAGATTAATGCATTTAGGAGCAACCGTTTATGTAGTGGGCGAGACAATTACTCCTTCTATTTCTTCTGAAGATATATTAGTCGCGATTTCTGGTTCTGGGAAAACAAAGTCTGTTATTTGGACAGCTGAAACTGCTCATAAACTAGGATGCACTGTGTTAGTCTTAACTACTGACCCTAGCTCTCCACTTGTGGAAGAGGCAACCCATACAATCTGCATTCCGGCAAGCACGAAATATCGGCAGGCAAATGAGATGAAGTCTATCCAGCCCTTAGGCTCATTATTTGATCAGTGTGCCCATATTGTCTTTGATACCATTTGTCTAAATTTTGCTGAGCTAAATGAGATTGGATTTGAGGAAGCCTTTAAGAGACATAGCAATATGGAATAA
- a CDS encoding LacI family DNA-binding transcriptional regulator, protein MATLSDVAKKANVSKMTVSRVLNHPEQVTDELKQLVYKAMEELNYVPNYAARALVNNRTQVIKLLILEEMDTVEPYYMNLLTGMSRELDKNHYSLQLVTRTSLNIGKCDGIIVTGMRESDYAFIEKLTIPVVLFGENLHGFDFVDVDNKKGTYVTTKHILDQGYKQLIFIGIDEKEPFGQLREAGYLDAISENAIEGKIIRVANSSRAAEAKVSEFLSKNDGKFGFVCASDRIATGVIRAIQKKGKSVPEDYAVTGFDGVFLDRISSPKITTIKQPLMEMGEACARMLLKKINERNKNQGKHIFEPKLIVRGSTILEE, encoded by the coding sequence TTGGCAACACTTTCAGATGTGGCAAAAAAAGCAAATGTCTCAAAGATGACAGTTTCAAGAGTGTTAAATCATCCAGAGCAAGTAACAGATGAATTAAAACAGCTTGTATATAAAGCAATGGAAGAATTAAATTATGTTCCTAACTATGCGGCAAGAGCATTGGTTAATAATCGAACACAAGTGATTAAATTACTTATTTTAGAAGAAATGGACACGGTTGAACCTTATTATATGAATTTATTAACGGGAATGAGCAGGGAGCTGGATAAGAACCATTATTCCTTACAGCTAGTAACAAGGACATCACTTAATATAGGAAAGTGTGATGGCATCATTGTTACGGGTATGCGCGAATCTGACTATGCTTTTATTGAAAAGTTAACAATTCCGGTTGTATTATTTGGAGAGAATTTGCATGGATTTGATTTTGTCGATGTGGATAACAAAAAAGGGACATATGTTACGACTAAACATATTTTAGACCAAGGATATAAGCAGCTAATTTTTATCGGAATTGATGAGAAAGAGCCTTTTGGGCAACTTCGCGAGGCAGGGTACCTAGATGCAATTTCAGAGAATGCTATAGAAGGAAAAATTATAAGAGTAGCAAATAGTTCAAGAGCAGCCGAGGCAAAGGTTTCTGAATTCCTATCAAAGAACGATGGTAAATTTGGGTTTGTTTGCGCCTCAGATCGCATTGCAACAGGAGTAATTCGTGCTATTCAGAAGAAGGGGAAAAGTGTGCCAGAAGACTACGCAGTAACTGGGTTTGATGGCGTCTTTCTAGATAGAATCTCCTCACCAAAAATTACCACAATTAAGCAGCCCTTAATGGAAATGGGAGAGGCTTGTGCACGCATGCTCCTAAAAAAAATTAATGAACGGAACAAAAATCAAGGCAAACATATTTTTGAGCCGAAGCTTATTGTTCGAGGATCGACTATTCTAGAAGAGTAG
- a CDS encoding alpha-glycosidase — MLKEAIYHRPGNNFSYIYKDDLVHIRLQTKKAEMESVQLIFGDPYIFVNQAWQYEKAPMKKSGSTELYDYWFIEIKPEYRRLRYGFELSSEKETLIYTEKGFYEAIPTDDTAYYFCIPFVHKEDSFHAPDWVRDTVWYQIFPERFANGNPMLNPADTLEWGSTEPTPTNFFGGDFQGVIDHVDHLVDLGVNGVYFTPIFKAYSNHKYDTIDYMEIDPQFGDKQTFQKMVDVLHDHGIRIMLDAVFNHSGYFFPQWQDVMEKGQESIYKDWFHIREFPIQTAPIPNYDTFAFTPFMPKLNTSHPEVKEYLLEVGRYWVREFAIDGWRLDVANEVDHPFWRDFRTEVKALKPDVYILGEIWHDSMPWLQGDQFDAVMNYPFTTGAVNFFAKDSITSTEFKHTITNVLHMYPNSVNEVSFNLLDSHDTPRILTLANNRKDRVKLLYLFLLSFTGTPCIYYGDEIGMDGPQDPGCRKCMVWEKEKQDLDLFAHIQKLISLRKNHPAFGNKGSFIFLDSNNNNITMYQKTYKEEHIIFSINNTDQEQTFTIPVEYIDNKNVQDLYHDKEIIWDLEKELTLSPGAFSILQFKVKS; from the coding sequence ATGTTAAAAGAAGCTATTTATCATCGGCCTGGCAATAATTTTTCTTATATTTATAAAGACGATCTAGTCCACATCCGTCTCCAGACAAAAAAAGCAGAAATGGAATCTGTTCAGCTTATTTTTGGAGACCCTTACATTTTTGTAAATCAAGCTTGGCAATACGAAAAAGCTCCCATGAAAAAAAGTGGCAGCACAGAGCTTTATGATTATTGGTTTATTGAAATAAAGCCTGAGTATCGACGCTTACGCTATGGATTTGAGCTTTCATCTGAAAAGGAGACACTTATCTATACAGAAAAAGGATTTTATGAAGCAATTCCAACAGACGATACTGCCTATTATTTTTGTATCCCTTTTGTGCATAAAGAGGATTCTTTTCATGCTCCCGACTGGGTAAGAGATACGGTTTGGTATCAAATTTTCCCAGAACGTTTTGCCAACGGGAATCCTATGCTTAATCCTGCTGATACGCTCGAATGGGGAAGTACAGAGCCTACCCCTACCAATTTTTTTGGTGGCGATTTTCAAGGTGTTATCGATCATGTTGATCATTTAGTTGATTTAGGAGTTAATGGTGTTTATTTCACTCCAATATTTAAAGCTTACTCTAATCATAAATACGATACGATTGACTATATGGAAATCGATCCCCAGTTTGGCGATAAACAGACGTTTCAAAAAATGGTAGATGTTCTTCATGATCATGGGATTCGGATTATGTTAGATGCTGTTTTTAATCACAGTGGCTATTTCTTCCCTCAATGGCAAGATGTCATGGAGAAGGGGCAGGAATCTATCTATAAAGATTGGTTCCATATTCGTGAATTCCCAATTCAAACAGCACCAATTCCAAACTATGATACTTTTGCCTTTACCCCGTTTATGCCAAAGCTAAACACAAGCCATCCAGAAGTAAAAGAATATTTATTAGAGGTTGGCCGATATTGGGTAAGAGAATTTGCCATCGATGGCTGGAGGCTGGACGTTGCCAATGAAGTAGATCATCCATTTTGGAGAGATTTCCGCACAGAGGTGAAAGCATTGAAGCCCGATGTGTATATTCTCGGAGAAATATGGCATGACTCTATGCCTTGGTTGCAAGGAGACCAGTTTGATGCTGTTATGAATTATCCGTTCACAACAGGTGCCGTAAATTTCTTTGCGAAGGATTCGATTACTTCGACAGAATTCAAACATACGATTACCAATGTCCTTCATATGTATCCAAATAGTGTTAATGAAGTATCTTTTAATCTATTAGATAGTCATGATACGCCTCGTATTTTGACCCTTGCAAATAATCGAAAGGATAGAGTGAAACTACTCTATTTATTCCTTTTATCTTTCACAGGAACACCTTGTATCTACTACGGCGATGAAATAGGGATGGATGGCCCACAGGATCCAGGCTGCAGAAAGTGTATGGTGTGGGAAAAAGAGAAGCAAGATCTTGACTTATTTGCCCATATTCAAAAATTAATTTCACTTCGTAAAAACCATCCGGCATTTGGTAACAAAGGATCATTTATTTTCTTGGATTCCAATAATAATAATATTACAATGTACCAAAAAACATACAAAGAGGAACATATTATTTTCTCTATTAATAACACAGATCAAGAACAAACTTTCACGATTCCCGTTGAGTATATCGATAATAAAAATGTTCAAGATCTCTATCATGATAAAGAGATTATTTGGGACCTAGAAAAAGAATTAACATTGTCTCCAGGTGCGTTTTCAATTTTACAATTCAAGGTGAAAAGCTAA
- the pgmB gene encoding beta-phosphoglucomutase: MLKGIIFDLDGVITDTAEYHYLAWKKTAEAIGVPFDREFNEELKGVSRMDSLYKILDHGGIRGQFSEAQVEELAHDKNTYYQELIKEITPHDLLPGIKDFLVECKEAGLQLGLASASKNGPVILDRLEVTNFFDTIVDPGKLKKGKPDPEIFVKAAEQLQLQVRECVGVEDAEAGIQAIKGANMFAVGVGTPDRMKLADWQVGSTAEITLERLREKLGE; this comes from the coding sequence ATGTTAAAAGGAATTATCTTTGATTTAGACGGTGTTATTACAGACACTGCAGAATATCATTATTTAGCGTGGAAGAAAACAGCTGAGGCCATTGGAGTTCCTTTTGATCGTGAGTTTAATGAAGAATTAAAAGGTGTTAGCCGCATGGACTCTTTATATAAAATACTAGATCATGGGGGAATTCGCGGGCAATTCTCTGAAGCGCAAGTGGAAGAGCTGGCACACGATAAAAATACCTATTATCAAGAGCTAATTAAAGAAATTACCCCTCATGATTTATTGCCAGGGATAAAAGACTTCTTGGTAGAATGCAAAGAAGCCGGCTTACAGCTTGGCCTTGCTTCTGCAAGTAAAAATGGTCCAGTGATATTAGATCGATTAGAAGTAACAAACTTTTTTGATACCATCGTCGATCCCGGAAAATTAAAAAAAGGGAAGCCTGATCCAGAAATCTTTGTAAAAGCAGCAGAGCAGCTGCAATTACAAGTGCGTGAATGTGTGGGAGTGGAAGATGCGGAAGCTGGCATTCAAGCAATAAAGGGAGCAAATATGTTTGCAGTTGGTGTTGGCACCCCTGACCGCATGAAATTAGCAGATTGGCAAGTCGGAAGTACCGCAGAAATAACCCTTGAACGGCTAAGAGAGAAATTAGGAGAATAA